From Blastocatellia bacterium:
GTCAACGTCGAGCTGCACCGGGGGGCCTTCACCGCCATCATGGGGCCGTCCGGCTCCGGCAAGTCGACCCTCATGCACTGCCTCGCCGGCCTCGATACCGTGACCCGGGGCCAGGTCCACATCGGGGACGTGCCGATCACCGGGCTCACCGACTCCCGCCTCACCAAGCTGCGGCGCGACAACGTCGGCTTCATCTTCCAGCAGTTCAACCTGCTGCCGACCCTGACCGCGCAGGAGAACATCCTGCTGCCGCTGGCCATCGCCGGTCGGAAGCCGGACAAGGCCTGGTACGACACCGTCATCGACACGGTCGGGCTGCGCGACCGGCTGGGCCACCGGCCGAACCAGCTCTCGGGCGGCCAGCAGCAGCGCGTCGCGATCGCGCGGGCGCTCGTCACGCGGCCGCGGATCATCCTGGCCGACGAGCCGACCGGCAACCTCGACAGCCGCACCTCGATTGAAGTGATGGACGTCTTCCAGCGGCTGAACGAAGAGCGCGGCATCACCATCGCGCTGGTCACACACGAGCCGGACATCGCGCAGTATGCGCGCCGCGTCGTCGTCTTCAAAGACGGGCGCATCAAGCGCGACGAGCGCGTTGAGAATATGCGCTCGGCGCGCGAAGAGCTTGAAAGCCTGCCGCCGCCTGAAGAAGACGAGGAGGACGAAGAATGAACCTGTGGGGAACTTTTAGGATCGCTTTGCGGGCGCTGTCACGCAACAAGATGCGCTCCATACTAACGATGCTCGGCATCATCATCGGCGTCGCCGCGGTGATTGCCGTCGTCGGCATTGGCCAGGGCGCGTCGGCTTCGATTCAATCGCAGATCGCCCAGCTCGGCAATAACATGCTTTACGTCATGGCCGGCTCCAGCAATCAAGGCGGCATGCGCGGCGGCGCCGGCTCGACGCCGACCTTGACGCCGGAAGACGCCGACGCCATCGAGCGCGAATGCCCGGCGGTGCGCGCCGTCAGTCCCGGCGTGCGCGCCAACGGCCAACTGGTCTTCGGCAATCAGAACTGGGCGGCGTCGAGCGGCATCCAGGGCACCAACGAGAAGTTCCCCGACATCCGCGCATGGCCGGTCGCCAAGGGCGAGTTCTTTACCGAAGGCGACGTGCGCACGGCGGCGCGCGTCTGCGTCATCGGCAAGACGATTGAGGACAACCTCTTTGCCGGCGCTGACGCCATCGGCCAGACGATGCGCATCCGCAACCTGCCATTCCGTGTCATCGGCGTGCTGAGTACGAAAGGCCAGAACCAGTGGGGCCAGGATCAGGACGACACGGTCATTGTGCCCTACACCACTGCGCAGAAGAAGATGCTGTCGATCACCTGGATTCATCAGGTCATGGTGTCGGCGGTGAGCGCCAGCGCGACCTTTACCGCCGAGCAGCAAATCACCGAATTACTGCGCCAGCGCCACCGCATCACGGCGAATATGGACAATGATTTTTCGGTGAGAAACCTCACAGACGTGGCCGAGGCGGCGGACGCGTCAAGCAAGATCATGACGAACCTGCTGGCATCAGTTGCCATCGTCTCGCTGATGGTCGGCGGCATCGGCATCATGAACATCATGCTGGTGAGCGTCACCGAGCGGACGCGCGAGATCGGCATCCGCATGGCGATTGGCGCGCGCAGCGGCGTGATTCGCCGCCAGTTTTTGATCGAATCGATCACCCTGTCTTTGGTCGGCGGCCTCATCGGCGTCGGCTTTGGCATCGTCGCGTCTATCGTCATTGCAAGAACGCTGAACTGGCCGACGCTGGTGTCGCCCTATTCGATTATCGCTTCGGTCGTCTTTTCGATGCTGGTCGGCATCGCCTTCGGCTACTACCCGGCGCGCAAGGCGGCATCGCTCGATCCCATTGACGCGCTGCGCTACGAGTAAGGGAGCAGGGGCCAGGGGCCCGGGGCTAGGGGCAAGAAGAAGCTCGCCGCGATGACGATCACGGCCAATGATGAAATCTTGCAATTATGTTGCTAGCCCCTGGTCTCTAGCCCCTATTCCCTATTCTTCGGGTATAATTAAAAAGTGAACAACACCCGTGCCCCACGCGTTTTGGAAGTCATGTTCATGAGAATGAAACGAACCGCGACGATCCTCGTGCTGTGTGCCGCGCTGGTCGGCGGCACACCGCTCGCGCGTGCCGCGTTCGCTTCAGACACCGACAATTCGCCGACGGCGCAAGAGGTCAAACAGGGGCTGGTCCAGGACGCCAAGAAGGCTGCCGGGCTGCACTTTCAGCGCGGCGAGCAAGCCTACAAGGGCGGTCAGTACGATATGGCCCGCCGCGAGTTCGACGAGGCGGTTGATTCCATCCTCACCGCGCCCATCAATATCGCCAACGATGACGAGCTGCGCGCTTACTACCGCGAGCTGATCGAAAAGATCAACCGCTATCAGATCATCTCGATGGAGCAGAAGGACGGCGGCTTCAGCGAGCAGCGTTACGAGCCATCGCCGCTCGACAAGCTGGCTTCGCTCTCTGAAGCCGAGCTTGAAGAGGTCGCCGCGGACGACGAAGTGATCAACGCGCGCTTCAACTTCAACTTCGAGTCGGCCTACCCGATCAAGCAGTTCATCAGCTACTTCACGCGCGGGCGCGGGCGCGCGACGATGGAAGCCGGATTGGCGCGCTCTGTGCGCTATCGCGCGATGGCCGAGCGCGTCTTCAAGGAAGAAGGCGTGCCGACGGATTTGATCTGGCTGGCGCAAGTCGAATCGGGCTGGAACCCCTATGCGCTGTCGTCAGCGGCAGCCAAAGGCATGTGGCAATTCATCCCCGCGACCGGCTCGCGTTTCGGACTGCAACAGAATTACTGGGTTGATGAGCGCGCTAACCCGGAAAAATCAACGCGCGCCGCGGCCCGTTATCTGAAATTCCTGGCGACCCGTTATCGCAACGACTGGGCGCTGGCGCTGGCCGCTTATAACACCGGCGAAGGCAATGTGGACGCGGCGATTGCGCGCGCCGGCACGCGCGACTTCTGGCGCTTGCACCGCAGCGGCCACCTCGCGCAAGAGACACGAAACTATGTGCCGGCGATCCTCGCCGTGGTGACGATTGCCAAGTCGCCCAAGCAGTATGGCTTCGATCTGCCGCCGGCGTATCCTTATCGCTACGAAACGCGCTTGATCGCCAAGCAGACAGACCTGCGGCCGCTGGCTAAGAAGCTGAACATCTCTTACGGCGCGTTGCTGGAGCTGAACCCTGAATTGCAACGCGGCACGACGCCGCCGGGCAAGCACGCGCTGCGCGTTCCCGCCGCCAGCGCCGTGAAGACCGAAGCGGCTGAAGAACCCACCGCCGTCACCAGCACGCCATAGTAAAAGTCACCGCCAGGTTTCATTCACCGAGCCGTATGAATGAAGCCTGGCGGTGGACTATCAACACGCCTGAAGTGGCCAACTCGCCCTGCCTCGCCGCTCGACGCCGACCGGCAAATCGCCGCGAATATTAGTATTGAAGCGCCCCTGCCGCTTTGTTATCATCGCCACAGTCTGTTGGTCGCGCCCGCGAGCGCCGGTCCTTCATGATGCCCCTCCGTTGCCGCCCCGTCGATTTGCGAGGTCTCTCCATGTTCGAGCTGTTCATCTTTATCGCCATTGTTATTTTCCTTACCGTCATTGGCAGCTTCATCCCCATCGGCAACGAAAACTCGACTGTCCGCCGCTTGCCCTGGGTGACCTTCGCCATCATGGGAATTTGTGTGTTGACTTACTTTGTGACCTTGCCGGCGCAGGCAGGGAGCCTGAAGGAAGTCGTCGAAAGCCTGGGCGACCTCGAAAAGTTTATGGACAAGAACGAGGCGTTGATGGCCGACGAAGACGTCCGCAACAAACTGGTGCAGTACGGCCTTATGCCCAGGCAGGCCGCCGACCAGATCAAAGAGCAATTGAAGAAGGACCCGGAGCTGGCACGCCAGTATGAAACCTGGCTGGCCACCTCGGACGCCATACAGTTGCGCGAAGAGTTCAACAAGAAACTGATGGCCTATGTCGAGGCGCGCAAGAGCACGATCAATTATCGCTTCGGCGTTGCGCCCAACGGCGAATGGAAAATCTATCAACTGATCACCAGCGCCTTCCTGCATGGCGGCTACGAACATCTGTTCGGCAACTTGATCTTCTTCTTCGCCATTGCTTTCGTGCTGGAGGATTACTGGGGGCGCGGCGTCTTCCTGGGCTTTTACCTGGGAGGTGCCATTGCGGCGTGCATCCCCTACATGGTTTCACCCTCGACGGTGCCGCTGATTGGCGCTTCGGGGGCGATCTCGGCGACCATGGGCGCGTTCCTCATTCGCCTGCCGCGCACCAAGATCAAGCTCTTATTCTGGCCGGGCAATTTCCTCGGCTTCCTGCTGACCCGCAAGCGTCTGGTGGTGATGGTGCCCAGTTACCTGTTCTTGATCGCTTACTTCATCGAGAACCTCATCCTCTGGTATTTCAATCGCAAGAATAATGGTGGCGGCACGGCGTTCTCGGCGCACATCGCCGGCTTTATCTATGGCGCGGCCTTCGCCGGAGTGATGAAGGCGACGAAGTATGAAGAGACCGTCATCAACCCGAAGATCGAAGCCAAAGTATCGTTCGCCGCGCCGCAGGCCGTACAGGAAGGCTTAGAGATGATGGATCAGGGCAAGCTCGACATGGCCGAGCGCAAGCTGCGCACGCACCTGATGAAAGAGCACGACAACCTCGAAGCCATCCTCGCCCTGATTCACGTCTATGAGAAGCAACAAAACTATGATCAGCTCAATGCCATGTATGGGCGCTTGATCCGCCATCACTTACAACACAACGACAAGGAAGCGGCATTGCTGGCCTACGACAATCTGCTGTCGGCATTCCCGGATAACGCCATCTGCCCGCGCATCCCGTCGCGTGACTGGATGGTGATCTGTGATTACCTGCACGAGGCCACGATGAACCGCGAAGCGGCGGTCGAATACGAGCGCCTGAGCAACGCCTGGCCCGCCGACACCAACACCGTGCGGGCGCTGGTGCAGGGCGCGGAATGCGCGCTCGCGGTGCTCGATCCGGAACGTGCCCTGCGCATGTTCGAGCAGGCCGAAAAGCTCGCGCCGCCGCAGGCGCTCGCCTCAAAGATCGCCCTGGGATTGGAAAAATGTCACCGCATTATCGACAATCACCCGAACTTCAAAAAGCACAAAAAGCCGAAGATGCCCATTTGGACGTAGGAGGCAGGAGGCAGGAGGCAGGAGGCAGGAGGCGGGAGGCAGTAATCAGGGTTGGAATCTATCTGGGTGTGCAATCATGCTGCCGAGCATTCTACCTATCTCTTCGTACCCTTTGGTGAGTTGTAATTGGCGATCTTTGGATAAGTAGCCACAGTCACGTGCGAAATCTAACCAGACCTGTGTTTCAGCCGCTTCGCCATCTGCATCGGCCATTTTGCTGACAAACATTTTACTGTACTGGCGCTTTCGATAGCCTTCTGCGATATTCGCTGCAACACTGCGAGAAGCGCGACGAATCTGATCCGTCAACGAGTATCGTTCTTCTGGAGGAAAAGATTTCGATTCATGGAAGATGTCCATCGCCAACTTATAGGCTAATTGATAGACCTTCAAATCTCTGTATCCATACAAGCTAGTCATCCTGCCTCCTGCCTCCTGCCTCCTGCTTCCTGTTTCAAAACCACGCTTTCAAGCTGAGCTGAATCGTGCGCGGGCGCTGGGTGCGGCGCGGCAACAGGAAGTCTGCGTCATTGCGGTCAATGAATTCAGAGCCGAAATTAAAAGTCGTGTTGTTAAACAGATTGAAGACGTCAATGGCCGGGCGCAGGCGTAGATGCTCGTTGACGCGAACCGTTCGCGAAGCGCGCAGATCAATCGAGCGTGATCCCGGCCCGCGGCCAAAGTTGCGCGGCAGGTTGCCGCTCGAACCAATCGGCGCGAGCTGGAGCAAAGCTTTCACATCATCAGCAGTGGCGCTGCCGGGCCGTCGCCATTCGGGGCGACCCAGAGGCCCGATAAAATTCGGGCGGTCGTTGTCAATGTCATTCAGGTTACGATCTACGCCGGAGCCGATGTTGAACGGGCGCGACGAGCCGAACGAGACAATCGGCGCCAGATCGATCTCGACGCGCGGAATTTGAAAGATGCCGCTGAAGGTGAAGCGGTGCCGCTGGTCTTGCAGTGACAGCGAGCGCTCGGCGCGACGGTCGGCCAGGTCTTGCGGCGACGCGGTGTTGGTGGTGCCTTCGTCCACCAGCTTCGACAGCGTGTAGACGCCGCGAAACGTCATGCGCCGGCCCGCCGCATAGCGCACCGAAAAGATGCCGCCGTGGTAAAACGAATTGCCCGTAGATTCCAGCAACTCAACCTGCGTGAGCGTCGGGTCGGGGCGCAGGAAACGCACCGCGTTGAGCGCCGCCGCGATGTTCGCAGACATCGCCGTGTTGAGCCCGAGCGTCAGAATGCGCACGCCGTTGCGGACGGCAATCGCGCCCGCCGAGGTCGAGGTGTTGGCGCCGAGATCGAAGCGAACCACGTCGGCGTTAGCGCTGCTGACGGGCCGCCGGCCCGCGGTGTTCGGACGGTTGTCGAAGTCGCGGCTCAACAGAAACTCCGTCAGGTCGGCAAAGCCTTCGGGCACCTGCGGCGCGTTGATGTTCGATTCGCGCCACAGGTGCGCGCCGCGCGTGAAGATGTAATCGGCGCTGGCGACGATCTTGCGGCTGATCTGTCGCTCGACGCCGAGGCCGGTCTGCATCGTATAGGGAATCTTCAGGTCGTCGCTGACGCGGCGCAGGAAGCTCGCTTCGCGGATGCCGAAGCGGTCGGCCAGCGAGCGGTCGGTGATCGGCGCAGGAAACTTTACAGAATCGAGAACCGCCGGCGTGATGTCCGAATCGACGCTGAGCGTCGAGCGCCCGAGCGAGAAATCATCAATCGTTCTGAGCAAGGCGCGATTGTAAAACATGCCGAAGCCCGCACGCACGACGGTCTTCCCCGGCTCGGCAAGCTTTTTGAATTTGCGAAACAGCTTGCCGCCGAACGGGTCCCAGGCGATGGCGACGCGCGGGCTGAAGTTGTCGCGGTCTTTCAGTATCGATTCGTTGTCCCAGCGCATCCCGAACGACAGCGTCAAGTTCTGGCGCAGGTGCCATTCATCTTGCGCGAAGACGCCAAGCACGTTGTTCGACAACTGGCTTTCGGTGTCGAAACGCTGCACGAACTGTTCGGGGCGGTTAGCGAGAAAGTCTTCGACGCTGGCGAAGGTGTACTCGCCGCCGGTCGCGAACAGGTCGGTGAACGACGAGCGCACCAGTTGGACATCCATGCCCACTTTGAACAGGTGCGCGCCATAGATCAACGACAGGTTGTCCTGAAGCTGAAAGCGGCGCTCTTCTCTGGCAAAGGCCGGCGAGCCATCGGTGCCGGTGTACGAGCCGGCAGTGACGCGCTCGGGCTGGCTGATGATGAGGCTGATCGAATCAGCGCCGGCGCGATTGCGCGGCAGCAGGCGCGAATACTGCGCCCGCGCCTGGTTGACCAGACGGCCCGAAAAAATGTAGTTGTCGGTGCCGCTGATCGAATCGCTGTTGCGGCCTTCGATGAGCAGCGTATCGAGCAAGCGCGCGCCGCCGGGGAAGCCGCGCTTGTTTTCGCCGCGCTGCGCGTCGAAGCGCGCCGAGGCGTTGTGCGAAGCCGTGAAATTAAAGTCGGCGCGCCCATTGATGACGTTGCGGTTTTCGGGCGTCGAGATGGCGTCGGTAAACAATCCCACAAGGCTGCCGGCGCTGACCGGTTGATTCGGCGGCGGCAGCGCGAAGAGCGGGTTGATGGCGACCGGCACGGTGGCGTTGATCTCGGCAAAGTCGGTCACGTCGAGCCGCTCGTAGCTGGCGAAAAAGAAATCGCGATGCCGGCGGATCGGCCCTGAAAAGATTCCGCCTTCGCGGCGCTGCTGCTGCGGCACGCGATCCAGGCCGCGCGCGTTGCGGAAGTAGGTGTTGGCGTTCAGCGCTTCGTCGCCGAAGTAAAAGTAACCTTCGCCACGAAACGCGTTGGCGCCGCCGCGCGTCCGCAGGTTGATGCGCCCGCCCGAGGCGCGGCCATATTCGGCGGCGTACTGATTGGTGATGATCTGCACTTCGGCGATGGCCTCGGGGTTGAGCGCGATGCGCTCGCGGGCGCCGCGGTCGTCGTTGTTGTCGAGCCCGTCAATCGTCAGGTTGTTGGAGGTTGCCGGCGCGCCGGTGAGCGAAAAGATGCCGGCCTCTTCCGGCGAGTTACGCACAAAGACGCCGCGCCCTTCGTCGGCCAGGTCGGCAGTCGAAAGCGGCGCTTCACTGACGCCGCCGAGCAGGAAGACCAGCTGTAGCGGGTCGCGGTTAATGATGGGCAGTTCGTCCAGCTCGCGGCGCGTGATCGTGTCGCCGGTGACGGTGCGCGTCGTGTCAACCAGCGGCGGGTTGCTCGCCGTCACCGTCACCTGTTCGCTGACCCCGGATGGTTGCAGCGCGAAGTCCATCGCCAGGACGCGCCCGCTGGTCACGGTCGTTTCGCGGCTGTCGGACTCGCGAAAGCCGTCTGCCGTCACCTTGAGCATATAGCCGCCGGGCGCGTTCACCGTGATGCGGTAACGTCCTTCGCTATCGGTCACCGCCCCGCGCTCGACGCCGGTCGCCGTGTGAATGGCTGAAACGCGCGCCCCGACCACCGCCGCGCCGGCGCTGTCGCGCACCGCGCCTTGGAAGGTGATGTTGTCAAGATCATCGGCGCGCGCCGACAGACTGGCAGACAGCATGAAGCCGAGCATGGCGACACCGATTGCCTTCTTCAGATGGAGAAGCCGACTCATACGCTT
This genomic window contains:
- a CDS encoding ABC transporter ATP-binding protein; its protein translation is MSITVAPATTTTAARAVDVWKIYGSGEAQVTALRGVNVELHRGAFTAIMGPSGSGKSTLMHCLAGLDTVTRGQVHIGDVPITGLTDSRLTKLRRDNVGFIFQQFNLLPTLTAQENILLPLAIAGRKPDKAWYDTVIDTVGLRDRLGHRPNQLSGGQQQRVAIARALVTRPRIILADEPTGNLDSRTSIEVMDVFQRLNEERGITIALVTHEPDIAQYARRVVVFKDGRIKRDERVENMRSAREELESLPPPEEDEEDEE
- a CDS encoding ABC transporter permease, with the translated sequence MNLWGTFRIALRALSRNKMRSILTMLGIIIGVAAVIAVVGIGQGASASIQSQIAQLGNNMLYVMAGSSNQGGMRGGAGSTPTLTPEDADAIERECPAVRAVSPGVRANGQLVFGNQNWAASSGIQGTNEKFPDIRAWPVAKGEFFTEGDVRTAARVCVIGKTIEDNLFAGADAIGQTMRIRNLPFRVIGVLSTKGQNQWGQDQDDTVIVPYTTAQKKMLSITWIHQVMVSAVSASATFTAEQQITELLRQRHRITANMDNDFSVRNLTDVAEAADASSKIMTNLLASVAIVSLMVGGIGIMNIMLVSVTERTREIGIRMAIGARSGVIRRQFLIESITLSLVGGLIGVGFGIVASIVIARTLNWPTLVSPYSIIASVVFSMLVGIAFGYYPARKAASLDPIDALRYE
- a CDS encoding lytic transglycosylase domain-containing protein — encoded protein: MRMKRTATILVLCAALVGGTPLARAAFASDTDNSPTAQEVKQGLVQDAKKAAGLHFQRGEQAYKGGQYDMARREFDEAVDSILTAPINIANDDELRAYYRELIEKINRYQIISMEQKDGGFSEQRYEPSPLDKLASLSEAELEEVAADDEVINARFNFNFESAYPIKQFISYFTRGRGRATMEAGLARSVRYRAMAERVFKEEGVPTDLIWLAQVESGWNPYALSSAAAKGMWQFIPATGSRFGLQQNYWVDERANPEKSTRAAARYLKFLATRYRNDWALALAAYNTGEGNVDAAIARAGTRDFWRLHRSGHLAQETRNYVPAILAVVTIAKSPKQYGFDLPPAYPYRYETRLIAKQTDLRPLAKKLNISYGALLELNPELQRGTTPPGKHALRVPAASAVKTEAAEEPTAVTSTP
- a CDS encoding rhomboid family intramembrane serine protease: MFELFIFIAIVIFLTVIGSFIPIGNENSTVRRLPWVTFAIMGICVLTYFVTLPAQAGSLKEVVESLGDLEKFMDKNEALMADEDVRNKLVQYGLMPRQAADQIKEQLKKDPELARQYETWLATSDAIQLREEFNKKLMAYVEARKSTINYRFGVAPNGEWKIYQLITSAFLHGGYEHLFGNLIFFFAIAFVLEDYWGRGVFLGFYLGGAIAACIPYMVSPSTVPLIGASGAISATMGAFLIRLPRTKIKLLFWPGNFLGFLLTRKRLVVMVPSYLFLIAYFIENLILWYFNRKNNGGGTAFSAHIAGFIYGAAFAGVMKATKYEETVINPKIEAKVSFAAPQAVQEGLEMMDQGKLDMAERKLRTHLMKEHDNLEAILALIHVYEKQQNYDQLNAMYGRLIRHHLQHNDKEAALLAYDNLLSAFPDNAICPRIPSRDWMVICDYLHEATMNREAAVEYERLSNAWPADTNTVRALVQGAECALAVLDPERALRMFEQAEKLAPPQALASKIALGLEKCHRIIDNHPNFKKHKKPKMPIWT
- a CDS encoding four helix bundle protein; translation: MTSLYGYRDLKVYQLAYKLAMDIFHESKSFPPEERYSLTDQIRRASRSVAANIAEGYRKRQYSKMFVSKMADADGEAAETQVWLDFARDCGYLSKDRQLQLTKGYEEIGRMLGSMIAHPDRFQP
- a CDS encoding TonB-dependent receptor; the protein is MSRLLHLKKAIGVAMLGFMLSASLSARADDLDNITFQGAVRDSAGAAVVGARVSAIHTATGVERGAVTDSEGRYRITVNAPGGYMLKVTADGFRESDSRETTVTSGRVLAMDFALQPSGVSEQVTVTASNPPLVDTTRTVTGDTITRRELDELPIINRDPLQLVFLLGGVSEAPLSTADLADEGRGVFVRNSPEEAGIFSLTGAPATSNNLTIDGLDNNDDRGARERIALNPEAIAEVQIITNQYAAEYGRASGGRINLRTRGGANAFRGEGYFYFGDEALNANTYFRNARGLDRVPQQQRREGGIFSGPIRRHRDFFFASYERLDVTDFAEINATVPVAINPLFALPPPNQPVSAGSLVGLFTDAISTPENRNVINGRADFNFTASHNASARFDAQRGENKRGFPGGARLLDTLLIEGRNSDSISGTDNYIFSGRLVNQARAQYSRLLPRNRAGADSISLIISQPERVTAGSYTGTDGSPAFAREERRFQLQDNLSLIYGAHLFKVGMDVQLVRSSFTDLFATGGEYTFASVEDFLANRPEQFVQRFDTESQLSNNVLGVFAQDEWHLRQNLTLSFGMRWDNESILKDRDNFSPRVAIAWDPFGGKLFRKFKKLAEPGKTVVRAGFGMFYNRALLRTIDDFSLGRSTLSVDSDITPAVLDSVKFPAPITDRSLADRFGIREASFLRRVSDDLKIPYTMQTGLGVERQISRKIVASADYIFTRGAHLWRESNINAPQVPEGFADLTEFLLSRDFDNRPNTAGRRPVSSANADVVRFDLGANTSTSAGAIAVRNGVRILTLGLNTAMSANIAAALNAVRFLRPDPTLTQVELLESTGNSFYHGGIFSVRYAAGRRMTFRGVYTLSKLVDEGTTNTASPQDLADRRAERSLSLQDQRHRFTFSGIFQIPRVEIDLAPIVSFGSSRPFNIGSGVDRNLNDIDNDRPNFIGPLGRPEWRRPGSATADDVKALLQLAPIGSSGNLPRNFGRGPGSRSIDLRASRTVRVNEHLRLRPAIDVFNLFNNTTFNFGSEFIDRNDADFLLPRRTQRPRTIQLSLKAWF